From the Amycolatopsis thermoflava N1165 genome, one window contains:
- the mftR gene encoding mycofactocin system transcriptional regulator (MftR, the mycofactocin system transcriptional regulator, is an uncharacterized TetR family DNA-binding transcription factor. Its role is inferred by context. It occurs as part of the biosynthesis locus for mycofactocin, a partially characterized electron carrier derived from the terminal Val-Tyr dipeptide of the precursor peptide MftA, through a radical SAM enzyme-mediated process.) has protein sequence MTEKADPAPRAGRKPITSRAEVEHVAFELFASRGFDRTTIDDIAKAAGIGRRTFFRYFPSKNDIAWGDFDGQLDKMRKRLASYPPDRPLPGVLREALVDFNRVDPSEAVWHRQRMELILTTPALQAHSTLRYADWRQVIAEFVAGRLGVAASALAPQTVAYTALGIALAAYEQWLRDPRADLAELMAAGVDQLTEALT, from the coding sequence ATGACCGAAAAGGCGGATCCGGCGCCCCGGGCGGGACGCAAGCCGATCACGTCGCGCGCCGAAGTCGAGCACGTGGCGTTCGAACTGTTCGCCAGCCGCGGGTTCGACCGCACGACGATCGACGACATCGCGAAGGCAGCCGGCATCGGGCGGCGCACGTTCTTCCGCTACTTCCCGTCGAAGAACGACATCGCCTGGGGCGACTTCGACGGCCAGCTGGACAAGATGCGCAAGCGCCTCGCGTCCTACCCGCCGGACCGCCCGCTGCCCGGCGTGCTGCGGGAGGCGCTGGTGGACTTCAACCGGGTCGACCCGTCCGAGGCGGTGTGGCACCGGCAGCGGATGGAGCTGATCCTGACCACGCCGGCACTGCAGGCGCACTCGACGCTGCGCTACGCGGACTGGCGGCAGGTGATCGCGGAGTTCGTCGCGGGACGGCTCGGGGTGGCCGCCTCGGCGCTCGCTCCGCAGACCGTGGCCTACACCGCGCTGGGCATCGCGCTGGCCGCGTACGAGCAGTGGCTGCGCGACCCGCGCGCCGACCTCGCCGAGCTGATGGCCGCCGGCGTGGACCAGCTGACGGAAGCGCTGACCTGA
- the mftA gene encoding mycofactocin precursor MftA (Mycofactocin is a small molecule electron carrier derived from the final two amino acids, Val-Tyr, of MftA, the mycofactocin precursor. It plays a role in redox homeostasis and the metabolism of alcohols and aldehydes in Actinobacteria, including Mycobacterium tuberculosis.), with translation MSEAKNVAPAVEDSLVEEDLLVEEVSIDGMCGVY, from the coding sequence ATGTCCGAGGCCAAGAACGTCGCCCCCGCCGTGGAAGACTCGCTCGTCGAGGAGGACCTGCTCGTGGAAGAGGTCTCCATCGACGGCATGTGCGGCGTCTACTGA
- the mftB gene encoding mycofactocin biosynthesis chaperone MftB (MftB, a small protein, is a peptide chaperone that assists the radical SAM enzyme MftC in performing two modifications to the C-terminal Val-Tyr dipeptide of the mycofactocin precursor peptide, MftA. MftB's role is analogous to the role of PqqD in the biosynthesis of PQQ, a cofactor that derives entirely from a Tyr and a Glu in the precursor PqqA.): MRRLLTVFDPDQAYRCSPRVALRPEPFGALAYDFGTRRLSFLKTKILVEVVRTLGDQPDVHTTLDAAGVPGDQRPAYLKALAGLAENGTIEPR, encoded by the coding sequence GTGCGGCGTCTACTGACCGTGTTCGATCCGGACCAGGCCTACCGGTGCTCCCCGCGCGTCGCGTTGCGACCGGAACCGTTCGGGGCGCTCGCCTACGACTTCGGCACCCGGAGGCTTTCGTTCCTGAAGACGAAGATCCTGGTCGAGGTGGTGCGCACGCTCGGGGACCAGCCCGACGTGCACACCACCCTCGACGCCGCCGGCGTCCCCGGCGACCAGCGCCCGGCCTACCTGAAGGCGCTGGCCGGACTCGCCGAGAACGGCACGATCGAACCGCGCTGA
- the mftC gene encoding mycofactocin radical SAM maturase (MftC is a radical SAM/SPASM enzyme that catalyzes the first two steps in biosynthesis of the electron carrier mycofactocin from the terminal Val-Tyr dipeptide of the precursor peptide MftA.), with protein MKLVEHFKQGLNSPICLTWELTYACNLSCVHCLSSSGRRDPRELSTAECKAVIDELQRMQVFYVNIGGGEPTVRADFWELVEYAVDHQVGVKFSTNGVKLTPERARWLAATDYVDVQISLDGATAEVNDYVRGPGSYDTAMRAMRNLKDAGFRDFKLSVVMTRHNVGQLDEFKAIADTYGAQLRITRLRPSGRGADTWDELHPTAEQQLQLYDWLIANGEKVLTGDSFFHLNALGSDPLPGLNLCGAGRVVCLIDPVGDVYACPFAIHEEFLAGNVRDEGGFAGVWNTSELFERLRGPQTGGACTSCSAYDACQGGCMAAKFFTGLPLDGPDPECVKGHGELALAGVSGAPRSHIDHSHRKTRQSRKTSKVPVSIGFGPPEGSARPDRACDTSPLAGFQPGR; from the coding sequence ATGAAGCTCGTCGAACACTTCAAGCAGGGGCTGAACTCGCCCATCTGCCTGACCTGGGAACTGACCTACGCCTGCAACCTCTCGTGCGTGCACTGCCTGTCCTCGTCGGGCCGCCGTGACCCGCGGGAGCTGAGCACCGCGGAGTGCAAGGCCGTCATCGACGAGCTGCAGCGCATGCAGGTCTTCTACGTCAACATCGGCGGTGGCGAGCCCACCGTCCGCGCCGACTTCTGGGAGCTCGTCGAGTACGCGGTGGACCACCAGGTGGGCGTCAAGTTCTCCACCAACGGCGTCAAGCTCACCCCGGAGCGGGCGCGGTGGCTCGCCGCCACCGACTACGTGGACGTGCAGATCTCCTTGGACGGCGCCACCGCCGAGGTCAACGACTACGTCCGCGGCCCGGGTTCCTACGACACCGCGATGCGGGCGATGCGGAACCTGAAGGACGCCGGGTTCCGCGACTTCAAGCTCTCCGTCGTGATGACCCGGCACAACGTCGGTCAGCTCGACGAGTTCAAGGCCATCGCCGACACCTACGGCGCCCAGCTGCGCATCACGCGGCTGCGCCCGTCCGGCCGCGGCGCGGACACCTGGGACGAGCTGCACCCGACCGCCGAACAGCAGCTGCAGCTCTACGACTGGCTGATCGCCAACGGCGAGAAGGTCCTCACCGGCGACTCGTTCTTCCACCTCAACGCGCTCGGTTCGGACCCGCTGCCTGGCCTGAACCTGTGCGGGGCGGGGCGCGTGGTGTGCCTGATCGACCCGGTCGGCGACGTCTACGCCTGCCCGTTCGCGATCCACGAGGAGTTCCTCGCGGGCAACGTCCGCGACGAGGGCGGGTTCGCCGGCGTGTGGAACACCTCCGAGCTGTTCGAGCGCCTGCGCGGCCCGCAGACCGGCGGCGCGTGCACGTCCTGTTCGGCCTACGACGCCTGCCAGGGCGGGTGCATGGCGGCGAAGTTCTTCACCGGCCTCCCGCTGGACGGTCCCGATCCGGAATGTGTGAAGGGGCACGGGGAACTGGCGCTGGCCGGGGTCAGCGGGGCGCCGCGGTCGCACATCGACCACTCGCACCGCAAGACCCGCCAGAGCCGCAAGACCAGCAAGGTGCCCGTCAGCATCGGGTTCGGCCCGCCCGAGGGCAGCGCCCGGCCGGACCGGGCCTGCGACACCAGCCCGCTCGCGGGGTTCCAGCCAGGACGATGA
- a CDS encoding mycofactocin system FadH/OYE family oxidoreductase 1 produces the protein MTRLAGPVRVGGGTAPSRVLFGPHETNLARGRALADRHVAYYRRRAEGGAGIVVTETASVHPSDWPYERAPLAAECGPGWASVVEVCRPHGTLVVASLGHAGGQGSSAYHQSALWAPSRVPDPVSRELPMEMDGPEIAELVAGFRAAAALAVESGVDGVEIDAGQYSLLRQFCSGLTNRRTDAYGDRGLLLREVVAAVREAIGNRILGLRLACDEGAPWGGITPETAPVPGGIDYLVPVRGSAFADSRPDARTEPGFNVDLCRAFSGRALTVLQGSVVDPALAERALDFAGLVEMTRAQIADPDLVRHVRAGTRPRPCLLCNQKCRVRDPRNPVVSCIGEPRSGHETEDPLPRPGSGEVLVAGGGPAGLEAARVLALRGFDVELTERDDRLGGMARVAARLPGRDRLARLVDWLEGEVRRLGVRISTGVETVAADGRPVVVATGSRPGPRDYSVEGGRVLDVTAVLGGAELPDGPVVVHDPLGDWTGAAVAELLADGRAVTIVSPDPVIATQVRDVAAVNARLQRAGVEPAKRSRLRVARRDHVVVEDVLTGECRELPCAAVVHCGHRLPEAVLPGVAVGDAVAPRTIHEAVLDGRRAAVAL, from the coding sequence ATGACCAGGCTCGCCGGCCCCGTCCGGGTCGGCGGCGGCACCGCCCCGAGCCGGGTGCTCTTCGGTCCGCACGAAACGAACCTGGCTCGGGGGCGGGCGCTCGCCGACCGGCACGTCGCCTACTACCGGCGGCGGGCCGAGGGCGGCGCCGGGATCGTCGTCACCGAGACGGCGAGCGTGCACCCCTCCGACTGGCCGTACGAGCGCGCGCCGCTGGCCGCCGAATGCGGCCCCGGGTGGGCGTCCGTCGTGGAGGTCTGCCGTCCACACGGGACGCTTGTGGTCGCCTCGCTCGGGCACGCCGGCGGGCAGGGGAGTTCGGCCTACCACCAGTCCGCGCTGTGGGCCCCGTCGCGGGTGCCCGATCCGGTGAGCCGTGAACTGCCGATGGAGATGGACGGCCCGGAGATCGCGGAGCTGGTCGCCGGGTTCCGCGCCGCCGCCGCGCTCGCCGTCGAGTCCGGTGTGGATGGTGTGGAGATCGACGCCGGGCAGTATTCCCTGCTGCGGCAGTTCTGTTCCGGGCTGACCAACCGGCGCACGGACGCCTACGGCGACCGGGGACTGCTGCTGCGCGAGGTGGTCGCCGCCGTCCGGGAGGCGATCGGCAACCGCATCCTCGGACTGCGGCTCGCGTGCGACGAAGGCGCGCCGTGGGGCGGGATCACCCCGGAGACCGCGCCCGTGCCGGGCGGGATCGACTACCTGGTGCCGGTGCGGGGATCGGCGTTCGCCGACTCCCGGCCCGACGCGCGCACCGAACCGGGCTTCAACGTCGACCTGTGCCGGGCGTTTTCCGGGCGCGCCTTGACGGTGCTGCAGGGCAGTGTGGTGGATCCCGCGCTCGCCGAGCGGGCGCTGGACTTCGCCGGGCTGGTCGAGATGACTCGCGCGCAGATCGCCGATCCGGACCTGGTGCGCCATGTGCGGGCCGGGACGCGACCGCGGCCGTGTCTGCTGTGCAACCAGAAGTGCCGGGTGCGGGATCCGCGGAACCCGGTCGTCAGCTGCATCGGCGAGCCACGCAGCGGGCACGAGACCGAGGATCCGCTGCCGCGCCCGGGTTCCGGGGAGGTGCTGGTGGCCGGCGGCGGGCCGGCCGGGCTGGAAGCCGCGCGGGTGCTCGCCCTGCGGGGTTTCGACGTCGAGCTGACCGAGCGCGACGACCGGCTCGGCGGGATGGCGCGTGTCGCGGCGCGGCTTCCCGGGCGGGACCGGCTGGCGCGGCTCGTGGACTGGCTGGAGGGCGAGGTCCGGCGGCTGGGCGTGCGGATTTCGACCGGCGTCGAGACCGTCGCGGCGGACGGGCGGCCGGTGGTCGTGGCGACCGGTAGCAGGCCTGGTCCGCGGGACTACTCCGTCGAGGGCGGCCGGGTGCTCGACGTGACCGCGGTGCTGGGTGGCGCGGAGCTGCCGGACGGGCCGGTCGTGGTGCACGACCCGCTCGGCGACTGGACCGGCGCGGCTGTCGCCGAGTTGCTGGCCGATGGGCGCGCCGTGACGATCGTCAGCCCGGATCCGGTGATCGCGACCCAGGTCCGGGACGTCGCGGCGGTGAACGCGCGCCTGCAGCGGGCCGGGGTGGAGCCGGCGAAGCGCTCGCGCCTGCGGGTGGCGCGGCGGGACCACGTGGTGGTGGAGGACGTGCTCACCGGGGAGTGCCGGGAGCTGCCGTGCGCCGCCGTGGTCCACTGTGGACATCGGCTGCCGGAGGCCGTGCTGCCCGGGGTCGCGGTCGGTGACGCCGTGGCGCCCCGGACGATCCACGAAGCCGTCCTGGACGGCCGACGCGCGGCGGTGGCGTTGTGA
- a CDS encoding mycofactocin system FadH/OYE family oxidoreductase 2 encodes MSLLFEPLRLGPVEVRNRIVFAAHLTNYATGNLPTEQHAAYYAARAAGGAGLIISEEHVVHPSDWPYEKVIHGYRPEVVPGYRRITDAVHAHGVPIFAQLNHNGGQASSMYSRRAVWAPSPVPDPLFREVPKAMTVAEIAEVVAGFGRVARHCAEGGFDGVEIQCSQSSLLRGFLAPAANLRTDDYGGPLSNRARFLREVVAEVRAAIGPDRALGVRLSGDDLVEGGITPAEAAEVARLISPDIDYLNTSIGVATSTLYMVEPSMAVPRGYALPVSEALRRAVSVPVVGIGRIKSPEEAERALAEGRCDLVGVVRGQIADPSFAAKARAGREVRTCLSCNQECVGRMGLNRWLGCVENPRAGREAVPLPPPGPRPKRVLVVGAGPAGLQAAATAGGRGHRVTVFERGEVGGQIALAATAPGRGELGDLVRNLLTECRDAGVDLTTGVAVTASFLLDEAPDAVVLATGARPVLPGWAVAPRVVHAREVLDSVSPSGAVVVIDEVGFHPATSVAELLARRGCRVTLSTPGMVVGQDLGLTLDRELFGRRAHALGIAERTDEMVLGAAATEDGGVALRMLKHTTGETTEVRCDWVVCATHQEPEDALWHALREAPFPVLRAGDCVTPRRAHAAVVEGHRAGVSL; translated from the coding sequence GTGAGCCTGCTGTTCGAACCGTTGCGGCTGGGACCGGTCGAGGTGCGCAACCGGATCGTGTTCGCCGCGCACCTGACCAACTACGCCACCGGCAACCTGCCCACCGAGCAGCACGCCGCCTACTACGCCGCGCGGGCCGCGGGCGGCGCCGGGCTGATCATCTCCGAGGAACACGTCGTGCACCCCTCGGACTGGCCCTACGAGAAGGTGATCCACGGGTACCGGCCGGAGGTCGTGCCCGGCTACCGCCGCATCACCGACGCCGTGCACGCGCACGGGGTGCCGATCTTCGCGCAGCTCAACCACAACGGCGGGCAGGCGTCGTCGATGTACTCGCGGCGGGCGGTGTGGGCGCCGTCCCCGGTGCCGGACCCGCTCTTCCGCGAGGTGCCCAAGGCGATGACCGTCGCGGAGATCGCCGAGGTGGTCGCCGGGTTCGGGCGGGTCGCGCGGCACTGCGCCGAAGGCGGGTTCGACGGCGTGGAGATCCAGTGCTCGCAGTCGTCGCTGTTGCGCGGGTTCCTGGCGCCCGCGGCGAACCTGCGGACCGACGACTACGGTGGTCCGCTGTCCAACCGCGCGCGGTTCCTGCGGGAGGTCGTCGCGGAGGTGCGGGCGGCGATCGGGCCGGACCGGGCGCTGGGGGTGCGCCTCTCCGGCGACGACCTGGTCGAGGGCGGCATCACACCGGCCGAGGCGGCCGAGGTGGCGCGGCTGATCTCGCCGGACATCGACTACCTGAACACCTCGATCGGAGTCGCGACCTCGACGCTGTACATGGTCGAACCGTCGATGGCGGTGCCGCGGGGGTACGCGTTGCCGGTGTCCGAAGCGTTGCGGCGCGCCGTGTCGGTGCCGGTGGTGGGCATCGGGCGGATCAAGTCGCCGGAGGAGGCCGAGCGGGCGCTGGCCGAGGGGCGGTGCGACCTCGTCGGCGTGGTGCGCGGGCAGATCGCCGACCCGTCGTTCGCGGCGAAGGCGCGGGCCGGGCGGGAGGTGCGGACCTGCCTGTCCTGCAACCAGGAGTGTGTCGGGCGGATGGGTCTCAACCGGTGGCTCGGGTGCGTGGAGAACCCGCGCGCCGGGCGGGAGGCGGTGCCGCTGCCGCCGCCCGGGCCGCGCCCCAAGCGGGTGCTGGTCGTCGGCGCCGGCCCGGCCGGGCTGCAGGCGGCGGCGACGGCGGGCGGGCGGGGGCACCGGGTGACGGTGTTCGAGCGCGGCGAGGTGGGCGGGCAGATCGCGCTGGCCGCGACCGCACCGGGCCGGGGCGAGCTGGGTGACTTGGTGCGCAACCTGCTGACCGAGTGCCGTGACGCTGGTGTCGACTTGACGACAGGTGTCGCGGTGACGGCTTCGTTTCTGCTGGACGAGGCGCCGGATGCCGTGGTGCTGGCGACGGGCGCTCGGCCGGTGCTGCCGGGATGGGCGGTCGCGCCGCGGGTGGTGCACGCGCGGGAGGTGCTGGACAGTGTCTCGCCGTCCGGCGCGGTGGTGGTGATCGACGAGGTGGGTTTCCACCCGGCGACGTCGGTGGCGGAGCTGCTGGCGCGGCGGGGCTGCCGGGTGACGTTGTCGACGCCTGGGATGGTCGTCGGGCAGGACCTGGGGCTGACGCTGGACCGGGAGCTGTTCGGGCGGCGGGCGCACGCGCTCGGGATCGCGGAGCGGACGGACGAGATGGTGCTCGGCGCCGCGGCGACGGAGGATGGGGGCGTGGCGTTGCGGATGTTGAAGCACACGACCGGCGAGACCACGGAGGTCCGCTGCGACTGGGTGGTGTGCGCGACGCACCAGGAGCCGGAGGACGCGTTGTGGCACGCGCTGCGGGAAGCGCCGTTCCCGGTCCTGCGCGCGGGGGATTGCGTGACGCCGCGGCGCGCGCACGCCGCGGTGGTGGAGGGCCATCGAGCGGGGGTGTCGTTGTGA
- a CDS encoding mycofactocin-coupled SDR family oxidoreductase, producing MTPRVAVVTGAGRGIGAAVVHRLAGEGWRVVAVDVAEDDPGLGYPLARREQLAEVAAKWPGQVLDFVADVRDQRAVDEAVAVAEREFGGLDAAVAAAAVMAGGRPLWETTDSEWESLFGAGVDGVFHLARAAVPALLRRPQPRTGRFVALASAAAHTGLWRLAGYNAAKHAVVGLIRGLATDLRGTGVTATAVSPGSTRTPMLQATAALYDLDDVEEFAQHQLAERLLEPEEVAAAVCWLCGPDASAVTGTVVHADGGFTA from the coding sequence GTGACCCCGCGCGTCGCCGTGGTGACGGGGGCCGGGCGGGGGATCGGGGCGGCCGTCGTGCACCGGCTCGCGGGAGAGGGCTGGCGCGTCGTCGCCGTGGACGTCGCCGAGGACGACCCGGGGCTGGGTTACCCGCTGGCGCGGCGGGAGCAGCTCGCCGAGGTCGCCGCGAAGTGGCCGGGCCAGGTGCTCGACTTCGTCGCCGACGTGCGGGACCAACGGGCCGTCGACGAGGCTGTCGCCGTCGCCGAGCGCGAGTTCGGCGGGCTGGACGCCGCTGTCGCCGCAGCTGCGGTCATGGCAGGTGGGCGGCCGCTCTGGGAGACCACCGATTCCGAGTGGGAATCGTTGTTCGGCGCCGGGGTGGACGGCGTCTTCCACCTCGCCCGCGCCGCGGTGCCCGCCCTGCTGCGCCGCCCGCAGCCGCGCACCGGACGGTTCGTCGCCCTCGCCTCGGCCGCCGCGCACACCGGGCTCTGGCGCCTGGCCGGCTACAACGCCGCCAAGCACGCGGTCGTCGGGCTCATCCGCGGCCTCGCCACGGACCTGCGGGGCACCGGCGTCACCGCGACGGCCGTCTCACCCGGCTCCACCCGGACGCCGATGCTGCAGGCCACCGCCGCGCTCTACGACCTGGACGACGTCGAGGAGTTCGCCCAGCACCAGCTCGCCGAGCGGCTGCTCGAACCCGAGGAGGTGGCGGCCGCGGTCTGCTGGCTGTGCGGCCCGGACGCGAGCGCCGTCACCGGCACCGTCGTCCACGCGGACGGGGGGTTCACGGCATGA
- the mftF gene encoding mycofactocin biosynthesis glycosyltransferase MftF (Members of this protein family, MftF, are glycosyltransferases, members of PF00535 (glycosyl transferase family 2). The encoding gene is found as part of the mycofactocin cassette, in Mycobacterium tuberculosis, many other Actinobacteria, and occasional members of other lineages. Mycofactocin itself, a putative redox carrier, is a heavily modified derivative of the C-terminal Val-Tyr dipeptide of the mycofactocin precursor MftA (TIGR03969).): MTVLRLDPSTKAVAGGRVLVGGSPLRIIKLSATGARLFAQWASGTPVGDKPHQRRLAEKLTLAGMVHPTYPEAKLTPQDVTVVVPVRDHADRLAGLLPRLADVRETLVVDDGSAAPVPHAVDRHPVARGPAAARNTGWRKVTTELVAFLDADTRPEPGWLGPLLAQFEDPAVVAVAPRVRSAPGDGTLSRYERLRSSLDMGATPAQVRPRGRITYLPTAALVVRTSALQAIHGFDEDLRFGEDVDLIWRLVDAGGSVRYEPESEVVHEPRTTWRAWLKQRHDYGTSAAPLAKRHGRQALAPVRVSGWTALAWLALAAGRPKTAVAIALGTAALLPRKLKPLDVPAKEALGIALRGHVAAGRFLADALTGAWGPAAVPLLALSRRGRRVLALAYARHLADWARTRPEIDPLRWLLARAADDFAYGTGVWRGCLREEEPGPLIPDLSNWPTRRPPPSSTEPLRGTASIRKRL, encoded by the coding sequence ATGACGGTGCTGCGCCTGGATCCCTCCACCAAGGCCGTCGCCGGCGGGCGCGTCCTCGTCGGCGGCTCGCCCCTGCGGATCATCAAGCTGTCCGCCACCGGGGCGCGCCTGTTCGCCCAGTGGGCAAGCGGTACACCCGTCGGAGACAAGCCGCACCAACGGCGGCTGGCCGAGAAGCTCACCCTCGCCGGGATGGTCCACCCCACCTACCCCGAGGCGAAGCTGACGCCGCAGGACGTCACCGTCGTGGTCCCGGTCCGCGACCACGCCGACCGCCTCGCCGGGCTCCTGCCGCGCCTGGCCGACGTGCGCGAGACGCTCGTCGTCGACGACGGGTCGGCGGCGCCGGTGCCGCACGCGGTCGACCGGCATCCCGTCGCGCGTGGACCGGCGGCGGCCCGCAACACCGGGTGGCGCAAGGTGACCACCGAGCTGGTCGCCTTCCTCGACGCCGACACCCGCCCCGAGCCGGGCTGGCTCGGGCCGTTGCTGGCGCAGTTCGAGGACCCGGCGGTGGTGGCCGTCGCGCCGCGGGTGCGCAGCGCGCCCGGCGACGGCACGCTGTCCCGGTACGAACGGCTGCGGTCCTCTTTGGACATGGGTGCCACCCCGGCGCAGGTCCGCCCACGCGGCCGCATCACCTACCTGCCCACCGCCGCGCTCGTCGTGCGGACCTCGGCGCTGCAGGCGATCCACGGCTTCGACGAGGACCTGCGGTTCGGCGAGGACGTCGACCTGATCTGGCGCCTCGTCGACGCCGGCGGATCCGTGCGTTACGAGCCGGAGTCCGAAGTGGTGCACGAGCCGCGCACGACGTGGCGCGCCTGGCTCAAGCAGCGCCACGACTACGGCACGTCCGCCGCGCCGCTCGCGAAACGCCACGGGCGGCAGGCGCTCGCGCCGGTCCGGGTGTCCGGCTGGACCGCGCTGGCCTGGCTGGCGCTGGCCGCCGGGCGACCGAAAACCGCTGTGGCGATCGCGCTCGGCACCGCGGCCCTGTTGCCGCGCAAGCTGAAACCCCTTGACGTGCCGGCGAAGGAGGCGCTCGGCATCGCGCTGCGCGGGCACGTCGCGGCGGGCCGGTTCCTGGCCGACGCGCTCACCGGGGCGTGGGGCCCGGCCGCGGTCCCGTTGCTGGCGCTGTCCCGGCGGGGTCGTCGCGTGCTGGCGCTGGCCTACGCCCGCCATCTCGCCGACTGGGCCCGCACCCGGCCGGAGATCGATCCGCTGCGCTGGCTGCTGGCCCGCGCCGCGGACGATTTCGCTTACGGCACCGGGGTTTGGCGCGGTTGCCTGCGCGAGGAGGAACCGGGACCGTTGATTCCGGATCTGTCGAACTGGCCCACCCGTCGCCCACCACCATCCTCAACGGAGCCGCTGCGCGGCACCGCCTCGATCCGGAAACGGCTGTGA
- the mftE gene encoding mycofactocin biosynthesis peptidyl-dipeptidase MftE — protein MNLADVAWPELGERRLLAVPLGATEQHGPHLPYTVDTEIAVELCRRLAEARPEVVVAPPLPYGSSGEHAGFPGTLSIGQEVTELLVVELVRSADAFAGVLLVCGHGGNAVPLRRAVAKLRYEGRNVRAWCPDGPADDTHAGRLETSVMLALRPEAVRVNRFEAGETRPLPELIGRLRDEGVRGVSPNGVLGDPAGATAEAGRATLSRWADGLLEAAAAVAKDGIM, from the coding sequence GTGAACCTCGCCGACGTCGCGTGGCCCGAACTCGGCGAGCGCCGCCTGCTGGCCGTGCCGCTGGGCGCCACCGAGCAGCACGGTCCGCACCTGCCGTACACGGTGGACACCGAAATCGCCGTCGAGTTGTGCCGTCGCCTCGCCGAGGCCCGTCCGGAGGTGGTCGTCGCGCCCCCGCTGCCCTACGGCTCGAGCGGGGAGCACGCCGGTTTTCCCGGCACGCTGTCGATCGGTCAGGAAGTCACGGAACTCCTCGTGGTCGAGCTGGTGCGCTCCGCCGACGCGTTCGCCGGGGTGCTGCTGGTGTGCGGGCACGGTGGCAACGCGGTCCCGTTGCGCCGGGCGGTGGCGAAACTGCGTTACGAGGGCCGGAACGTGCGCGCGTGGTGCCCGGACGGTCCGGCCGACGACACGCACGCCGGTCGGCTGGAGACCTCGGTGATGCTCGCGTTGCGGCCGGAAGCCGTGCGCGTGAACCGGTTCGAAGCCGGCGAGACGCGGCCGTTGCCGGAGCTGATCGGCCGGTTGCGGGACGAAGGTGTGCGCGGGGTGAGCCCGAACGGGGTGCTGGGTGACCCCGCGGGGGCGACCGCGGAAGCGGGGCGCGCCACCCTCAGTCGATGGGCGGACGGTCTACTTGAAGCTGCCGCGGCGGTGGCCAAAGATGGCATCATGTAG